In the genome of Primulina eburnea isolate SZY01 chromosome 13, ASM2296580v1, whole genome shotgun sequence, the window AGCTGACGGGCGATCAGATCTCGGAGTTCAAGGAAGCGTTCTCTCTGTTTGACAAAGATGGCGACGGTCAGTAACTTAAGTACCTGCAGATTTTCGTGTGTGTATATGTGGATTGTGGCGTATTTTTTCTGTTTTCGTTGTGTGTTTGTATAGATCTATGAAACTGTCCGTGTTAATTGATTTTCAGCTGATATTGGTTTGTTCTGCATTTGTGAACTTCTTTGTGGTTGGAGATTTTTTGGGCGAGATATGTGGATCTTACGCGGAGTTTATGTGCATGTTGATGCAAGTTATTTTGGGGTGTTTATGTGTGAGTGTGTAGTATCAGTATATATCTGTTTACGAATTATATATGCGCGTCGTGAAGTTTTGTGTCTTTACGGGGGAATTAGCCGAAGGATTTATTGGATTGCTAAGGTCTCTCGGTTTTAGCTCGTTATATCAGTTAAATTGTTgagaaagaaatgtatttttgtgTGTCTGCTGTTGTCGATCATGAGGCGTTGTTCCAGATCGAAAGTTTGTTATTTGTCATCAGTGTTCTGCCTGTTTTCCTGTTTTGACTGCTTTATCTCTTACATTGAATTACGTTATATATATGTTACTTGATTTTGGTTATCCATTTGATTGGACTGTTCAAGGAAACCTTTGGATTTTTCACATCAAGTCCTTTTCAGTCGTGGTTATTACTTATGGTTAGAAAAGATTAGTTATGGACTCTCCCATTTTGTATTCCTGAATTATTGTTATAATTTCCATTTTACTGTAATTTGTTGCGAAATCCTGACAGGTTGTATCACTACCAAGGAGCTCGGGACTGTAATGCGCTCCCTAGGACAAAACCCCACTGAGGCTGAACTTCAGGACATGATCAACGAGGTTGATGCTGATGGCAACGGGACTATTGACTTCCCTGAGTTCCTTAATCTGATGGCCCGAAAGATGAAGGATACAGATTCTGAAGAGGAGCTCAAGGAAGCATTCAGAGTTTTTGACAAGGACCAGAATGGCTTCATTTCTGCCGCTGAACTTCGCCATGTCATGACAAATCTTGGGGAGAAGCTCACTGACGAGGAGGTTGATGAGATGATCCGTGAGGCTGACGTGGATGGAGATGGGCAGATCAACTACGAAGAATTTGTGAAGATCATGATGGCCAAGTGAGATCTGAAAAACccaaaactaaaattttaaaagtgtaATCATCCGAAACACGAAACAGGCAGATAAGTTCAATGAGATTTGTGTCTGCTTGCTCGCttgttttctttttaaatttttatttaaatgctGTTCTTTCTGtattttcttgtttttctttGTTTAGTATTTGGGTTGTTTggtcttcaaatattttctttcaacatTTAAGATTACAAACTAACTTAGAACTAATGCTACAGCATTTACTTTTGCTTTAACCAGTCACTGATTGGTTGATGGTCAAATTCATGTTCTCTAGTCTTTGTTTCTTTTTAGTTGTAATATTACCTTTTTTTACCTAGCTGTAACTGCTTTAGTGCTATAATTTGAGGCCCTAGTTCATGATCGTCTCTTGACACATTTAAGCACCTGCTCTCATAAGGGCTAGAGTCGGAGGACCAAAAATACAacaaaaaatctgaaaattcacATTGTTCAGGTATATCTTTTTCCCCTTCAAGAGTACAAAGTTTGTCTCGCCTTGTTCCatatcttttctgaaattcaagCCACTTGGTGTGGTAAGCTCTTTGAGACCTCTATAATTGCTTTGCCTTCTACTCGTCTCAATCTTCTCATTTTGTGGCTTACCTTTTAGACCCTGATTCGATATGCACTTTTCTGTAAAGAACTTGTGCATTTGCTTCATGTTTTCTGTATTTTCCAGTTTACTGCACCAAATTCTTTGTCCATCTAGCCAAATTAATCCTAGGATAAGCTATTCACCTGACTAACAACTTGTTCTAGGATGCCACTTGTATAGTGGCGTAGACTGAGTTACTTACCAAGACAATTCATGCTGCCATACTGGTTGTGCAGCTTGCCAACAAACGACTGTCACTCTACTTCGTATTTTACATTGGAGATCTGAATCTCCGTTGGGGTTTCTACCCATGTTTGTAGTCATCTTATCCTGGTAATTGTCCATTCTATAGTGTCATGCTTGCAAATATTTACTTTTGATTCTCATTAAGAGAGAGATATTAAAACTATATAAATCGTTTCATCTCCACCCTTTAAAGAAGTAAGGGGAAAAAAAACTCTTCTCCCTTTACCCATCTTTTTAAAACCGCTAGTTGGATGTATAAAGAAGAAAGAGTACACATATACGCTCTTGCTTTCTTTGTTTTCGTTTTCTCCTTTTTTACTTTAGTTTTTAGTGCAGCATCTTATCCTTTTGAAATCTACATGTTATCCGATGCTTGATCCCTAATCTTggtatttttcttttgtatattTTTCACTCAATTCAGACCCTATTCTTTGTATCTTAGATCTCCTTCTTTGTACAATAGTACTAGCAAGAATCTCCAGCCTTCACAAACTGCCACTCATCTTATTACCCTTTTCCACCGTCATTCGGAAATTTCAGTTCcaaaattcattatttcatacATGATAGCCGCAATTTCTTTCCTCTGAATTTCTGGATTATGTTATTGGAGAATAGCAATTTCAGTGTGACGTggatattaatttattattgaaCTTGCAGAAACTTCATCATTGTTATCATGGTTACTAACGTCTCAAATCTTTGAATGAACTATTATCAAATTTATATTACTGGGCTCCAATGTCTATAATTTGATGGGCCAAAAGGACAGTGTTTTGCAAAGACTTAAATCCTACATCCGGGCTTCTAATTAAGCACTTGTTAATTTATATGCCGTTTTCATTTAATCGGGTTTGGCTATAAGGATCATCTCCGTGTAGTCAAAATAACACAACattattataaattttcttgaaatatgAACTTTATATTTCGTGAATTACATCTATATGTATGTTGTATGATATATACTGCAAATCAGATGGCGTTTCGCAAATTATTTCACTTACCGGCCTTACCATGTACACACTCTTGATTTTATATCACATTTTCGTGCCATTCACAACTTTTTAACGTCAAAACAAAGTTGATTTTACAATCTAAATGTTGCGAAGCCAGCCATATGAAGTTCTCAGAATTGCAATAATAGGTTGTTGAGGCTTGTTCGTGTGTGTATCACTCACTCACTCCACCGGAAAAGCAAGATCAAGTTCTGAtttcttaaaaaattaaatcttcTAACCGTGTTCTAAAGACCGGTAGAGCTGGAAGCAAGTTTTTATAAGTAAAATAACATGAGCCTGGGTTTCGACTTTTAAGCGTTGTATGTGAACTTTTTATGCTGCATCTTAATCCACCATTTGCTGATATCCCATGGTTCCATTCACAATATCTCATCATCTTATCTTACGACTCAAACGACTAACATGAAGCTTGACTGTCGAAGATCCTTTCACACAACTCTAAGTAAAAAGCTGACCCCCAAATAAATGTTGATTAATGCAGAATGCGAAAGCATAGGATCGAAGCAAGGAGACGGGAACTCAAAGGAACGACGAATGAAAAGAGCAATGGTAGCAAGATAAGGCGGACGTGGGAGATGATTCAACAATGTTCTATCCTCTAAGAATCGGTCATCTTCTTCACAATCGTGGTTTTCTGAGTTTGTAATTAAGGATCTTCACTGCTGAAAACCATGCATATTGTATCAACAGAGAGCTGGGGCTTGTATATGTTTAGAATAAATAATGGCAATAAACAACAGTGGTTTTTATATTTTTCCTTCTAGAAAACAATACTGTACGTTACACCTTTCATATCCACATCATGATTGTTAAAGCAACCTAAACCAAATCACCATTCACATTCATGGATTAGAATTACCTCTTGAGAGGTTTGTAAAGAACCACGGTCACGTATTTAGACTCGAACCGATGAGTTAGACCAAGAGCAACAACAGGTTGAGCCGACCATCCTCAAACTGATCTACTGCACTATCGAGGTTACAGTACTGTTGATTTTGTTTGCTTGGAAAAAGCTATAAATCGCTGATGTTTATAGACAGTGCAACAAATTCAGTCGCTAATTTAGTGACGTGAATTTAGAAAACCGTGTCCCGTCACTAAAAATAGTGACGAAATATTAAAACTGTCGCATTAATTACATATCGACGGTTTTTCAAATAATTCTATCGTTAATTgcgatgattttttttttaaaattgaataTCGTCGCAATTTTGAATTTGGAAAATCCGTTTCAAATTAGcgacaattttcaaaaatctgTCGCATTAATTATTTAGCGactatttttcaaataattccATCACTCATTGGgacgaatttttttaaattaaatgtcatcttaattttgaattttgaaaatcAGATTCAAATTAACAACGTTTTTGAAAAATATGTCGCTAATTAGTGAAATTATTattgttaataaaaaaatataatagtattttaaattatatttgaataaaTATTCAAGTtaatgaataatgtatttgaaatgatacaaataattatatatatcttgcTACTTATATATAGTTTGATCAAAATTAAGTAATTCATATATTAAATTTGAATGTTGTTTATATTTATTCATAAatattaatcaaattaatttttaatttaataaaaaaattaattaaattttaaaatattttatttactttaatatttattataatttaatatcgatataatgtatattattattaaagataaattaatgcatattataaatatatttgttAAAAATAGCCATAAGATTTAAGTTAAAATCATCAATTCAATTATCAATTTATTGTAGTCTACAATGTATAACAACGATAGAAGTTGGGTGTATCATAGATTGGAGAATGTGTTCTTAACCCAGGAGTATCATACTGTAGAGTCATTTGTTACGTTTTCCTTAAGTCATCCAGAATGCTTATTAAAAGGTAAAGTATGTTGTCCGTGCAACCCCAAAAATTTCAGAATAAAACATTTTTTAATGACGATATAGTTAAAGTACACTTAGCACATATGGATTTATACCTGATTATTATTGTCGGTATTATCATGGGGATGAGTACGTTCATCCAACATATCAAAATATTAATCTTGATACTCCGTTTTCTTTGTATCGTGTTTTGAACGTTGTTAGGGAACCATAAATGATTACACCTGATGATTCTGTTGTGCTCgataataattttcaaaaaaatttttatttcgaagaaaatttcgaaaataaaaaGGACAAATTTGATAAAGAACATCCACCATCAAACCATGTTGATGAGGCTTCAGAAAGTCCTAATAGCTAAATAAAATCATAGTATGAGACGATCAAATCAGCCGAGAAGGAGATGTAAGATAGAAATCCGCACGGTCGCTTTTTTTTGTCCATTTTGACGAGTTTATTAAAGATGAAGTATAAGTATACTACGTCTCAAAGGAATTTCAATGCCATGTGTCAATTAATGTCAGAGATATGTCATGCTGATAACAAAGTTACTGAGAGTTTTTACGCTACGAAGAAACTTattaaagaacttggactgcCCGTCGAGAAGATTGTTGCATGTAACAATAATGTCATGATCTATTGGGGTGTAGAAAATGCTTTGAATGAGTGTAAGACATGTTAACATCCGATATAAACCCAGTAGACGTAGATCTTAGAATGCAAATAAGCAAATTCTATACAAGAAGATGTATTACTTTCCAATCACCCATAGTCTACAAAGATTATAATATGTTTCAACTGCTACACCACACCCACCATTATGATGGCGAAACAATGACACACCCATTCGATTCACTAGTGTGATGTCATTTGATGCCATACACCATCTTTTGCATAAGAGATTCGAAATGTGAGATTATGACTATCGACTGATGAATTCCAACCTATTGGTCAAAATGGTCAACAATATTCATCGTGGCCTATGATTCTGACGCCATATAACCTTCCGCCTTGGATGTGTATGAAATAAGAGTACATGTTCTTTATTGTGATTGCACCTGGCTCGAGTAACCTAAAAGATATACTAGATGTTTTCTTTCAGCTACTGATTGCAGAACTTCAATCAATTTGGTCTAATAGTGCTGATAAATATGACATTCACACCAAGAAAATTTCACTCTCAAAGTTGCGTTGATGTGGACAATAAGCGATTTCCTAGTGTAGGCGATGTTATCAAGCTGGAGCACAGCTAGAAAAGAAGCATGTCCTCACTGCATGTCAGATTTAGAGGCGTTCACTCTTGTAAAACCTCGTGGTTCGACCATCAAAGTAAGTTCCTATCTGAAGATCACCCAATACGTCGCAATAGACACATGTTCCTTCGCGGTAGAAGAGTGTTGCATTCCGCCCCTGTTGTTAAACGAGGTGATGAATTACTTACTGAGTTGAACGAATTTGGGTTTAGGCTTTCGTATGAGGTTAAATATGATACAACAAACAAAAAATTATGTAACATGATCAAATGTGAatggagacagagtattttctGGGAGCTTCCCTACTGGACTATTAACTTGATAAGACGCAACTTAAATGTCATGCATGTCGAGAAAAATATTTTCGATAATGTCTTTAACACAGTGATAGATATTACATGACGTACCAAGGACAAAGCAAAATCACGATGGGATCTTGTTGAAATAGGTATAAAACCAGAGTTACATCCTGACAGATATACGGGAAGATATCCTAAAGCAAGATATACACTAGACaagcatgcaagaaaatttaTTTAGATAGTTGAAGAATGTTTGATTCTATGATTGTTATGTTTCAAAAATTTCTCGTTGTGTGGAGATTAACAAGTTGCGCATGTTTGGTATGAAAATTCACGACTGTCATGTATTTATGCAATGTTTGATACATGTTGCGTTCAGAGAGTTGTTAGCAAGTGATGTGGGAGTTTTTGAGTgagttaaatattttttttttttttgcgaaCCTAACGTCTAGGAATATTAAACAAAGTGATCTGATGCGCCTAAATGAACAGATTCATACCATTTTGTGTAAGTTGGAGAAAATATTTCCGTCCAATTTCTTTGACTCGATGGAACATCTATGTATACATCCTCCTTAGGAAGCCCGCATTGCAGGTCCCATGAAAATTAGATggatttattattttgaaagatttCTACATAAGTTGAAGAACATAGTGCATAACAAGGCACGAGTTGATGGATCCACATGCAATGCGTACTTGTTTAAAGAGGCATCTATATTTTTTCAACATTACTTCAGTGATTCATTAATGACAAGGGAAAAAAAATTGGCAAGTACAATTTTAGGACGTCAAAAAGAGATTTGCTAATAGAGAAAAGTCTGAAATTGACGCACTCTTGGTAAGTCTTGTTTCAATGAGGTACGTGGATAAAAGCAATAGAAGGAAGTACATCATGGAGATTTCTCATCTTACTTCAAGGTTGAAAGCATGAAGCTTGACCTCTCTATATTTGCTAGTGCATTTGGTTTAGATATATCTTCCTCCACAGTTCAATCAGTTTAAGATGAGCTACAACTGTCCGAAAGAGACTTGGTCTTTGAATGAGCTCATCTCGCACTGTGTTCAGGAAGAGAAAATTTTGAACCATGACAAGACAAAAAATGCCCATTATACCTCTACATTAAAggataaatgaaagaaaaaaaagagaaaaggaAGCTACAGATACATAGCATCCAAAGAAACAATAGAAGAATCTTAGTGATTCTCAAATTGCTAGTTGTTTCTTCTATGGCAATGATGTGTATATATAGAAAGAATGCACAAATTATCATGCTTGCGTGCTAAAAAATATATGCTTCTAAATATGATTTGTTTTGAGGTTAATTTAACTTCAATGCCTAAACACAGTTGGTGAATAGATTATGGTGCGACAACTCATATAAGTGTTTCTATTCCTTAGAATACTGAAAACCAAGTTATGCTGAAAGATTCATCTATGTTTGTGATAATAAAAAAGTTGAAGTTGAGAAAATAGGGAAATTTAGATTATTGTTAAAAATTGGAATTTATTTGGATCTTTTTGAAACATTTGTTGTACCATATTTTATATGGAATTTGATTTCATTTATGCATTAGACAAATTCGATTATCCTTGTTCATTTGAAAATGAATATTAAATTTGTTCCATTATTTAAAATTGGTTGGTTCTGGTTCTTTATCATGATACAATATTCTTTATTATTTGGATGTTATTGCTTCAAGTAGTTATCTTGACAGTGATACTTCAAATTTCATCAAATGATCATCTTGTTTGTTTTTAGATGAATTTGGAAGATGATTATGTGTACCATAAATTTTGTGAGAGTAAACATATTTTTTcgattttatatgttgatgacattctacttgCTAGCAACGATATAAAGTTGTTGCACGACACAAGTAAATTTCCAACTAAGAATTTTGAGATGACAGATTTTATTGATGCATTTTGTACTAGGTATCCATATACATCGTAATCTCTATCGATCTATTCTTGGATTATCTCAGAAATGTTATATCAAGAAAGTTCTCAAGCGATATGAATTGTAAACCAATGAATAATCATGTGACTAAGGGAGACAAATTTAGTCTCAAACAATACTC includes:
- the LOC140809016 gene encoding calmodulin-7-like, giving the protein MAEQLTGDQISEFKEAFSLFDKDGDGCITTKELGTVMRSLGQNPTEAELQDMINEVDADGNGTIDFPEFLNLMARKMKDTDSEEELKEAFRVFDKDQNGFISAAELRHVMTNLGEKLTDEEVDEMIREADVDGDGQINYEEFVKIMMAKMRKHRIEARRRELKGTTNEKSNGSKIRRTWEMIQQCSIL